The window CTTTTCCTTGAGCTTCTAAAATGTCCCAAATCGTTAAAGACTGCACCTCTTCAAAATCATAGCTTGCCACGGGCTGTTCGACAGCTACGTCATCTGCAGGCATTGCGACCGTCACCTGTTTTTCGACAACGCGTTTACTCGTCTGTGCGATTAAAAAGTTTTGGATTGGATTAATAAATAGGAGCGTTAGTCCAATGATGAAACATAGCGCAATGACAACGTTTACTAGTTTATTTCTCAATGCAATCACTCCTGTCAAATCTACTTATTCCAGTTTAATTGATTCCACAAAAAAAGAGAATCTACAAGACTCTCTTTGACATTAATCTGAGGATTAAATTATTTCAGCGGATGTTTGGGCGCCATCTGATATAAGTTGAATCCTATTTATCACTATATCGTACACCGGCAGTTGCGTAATGGCTTTTTGACATTTCTTCAATAATAATAGATACATTTTCAACAGGAGCGTTTACTGTTTTTGAAACTGCTTGTGTTACTTCATCGACAAGGGCACGTTTTTGTTCGTCTGTTCGTCCTTCAAGCATTTTAATTGTTACGATTGGCATATAGTCGCCTCCATTTAGTAATATAGTGTATAGTATTTATAATAGCGCAATTGGAGGTAAATACAATGACAAATGAAGAAAAACCAAAACCAAAAATGGGATTTACTATTATAAAAAATGACCCGACAGATGGGCATAAAGGCTTTGGCATAGGTTCACTTTCACTTGAAAATGTGTCACCAGTCATCATTGATGTGGCAGAGGAGACAGCGACAGTCGAAATCGGAGCAATGCATGCGAAAAGTGATGTAGAACGTGGCATTAAATTTACGATGAATCGTGAGGACTCAGCTGGCGGTAAGGATTATTGGCTTGTGTGGGTAACAATTGATCATAAAGAAGATGGCGCTTATTTTGCGGGCGTTGCAGCTTGTGAAATGGTCGTAAACCGTGAGAAGCGCCGTGGCTATAAAATTTTAGCCGATCATGTAAATAAAATGGATAAATCGATGAAACGCAATATTCTTGTGGATCATATGGATGCCCGTTCAAAAGGAATTCTTGCAACATTTTTACAATCACATAATGAAGATATGTGGAATCGAAGCGAGCAAAAACTGCATGAGGATCTTGCTTAAGGAAGCCTCCCGGAAATTACAGGACAAAATCTGGAATCAGTAAGAATCCAACCTTACAATTTGATTCCGTCAATTGTTTATTTAGAAAAATGCCTCTATTCAGTGAACAATATGTGACATTTCTAAAACATCATGAATACGTGGTTGAAACTATTTACAAAAGAAAGTAAACTGAATTTAAAGCTTGCGAATAGTAGGCTAGGACACATGGACAATGGATGGCGTTGAGGACAATGCGGCATTTGAACTTTCCCAAGCTGAATGCCCCATGATTCTCAACCCTTCATTAGCCATCAATAGAAAAGCTCTTTCGTCTTACGGACTTGAACCGGAGACGAAAGAGCTTTTTTAGTTGGAAGTGCTGGTTTTTGTTTGGAGAAGAAAGCAAGTCATTCAAAAACTACTCCCAAAATGAACGAAACGCTTCGCCAGGGATCATGTCCCACACATTGCTCCACGAATCCTTTTCAAAGAAATCAAAAGTTGAACATTTTTTAGTCGGCACATCTTCATTTTTCATATAAACGACACGTTGATTAGGGCACGCGCTTGTTGATAAGTAGCCGCTGTTAATATCAACGGAAACAGGCTGCACTCCATTTGGAATTGTAAACTCTTCGTTGGCCTTACCTTCAAGTGCGGTCTCCATAAAGTCAATCCACACCTGCTTAGATGCGGCCATATCGCCTTTAACGGATAATGTTTTGCCTTGATCATAGCCGTTCCAAACCCCAGCAGTTAAGCTTGGTGTAAAGCCGAGCATCCACTGATCGCTATTCGTTGTCCCGGATTTTGCGGCATACGTATGTGTCATACGTGAACGTAATGAAAGGCCTGTTGCAGGAGAATAATCACTGTATACAGGATCGAATATGCCCGTCATCATTTGCGTTAGAACAAACGCATCTTTCTCGTTCAGAACTTGCTCAGCTTTAGGTTTTTCGTATTTATAAACGACATTTCCCTTTGCATCGGTAATCGAGAGTATCGTTGTTGCATTTCGCTTTTCCCCGCCAGCGGCAATGATATTATAGGCATTTGTTAAGTCATATAGTGAATTTTCCGTCGTTCCTAACGCAATCGAAGGATTTTCGTCTTCAGAATAGTTTAAGCCAAGCCGTTTTTGCATGTCGCGGAAAGGCTTATAACCAATGCTATCTAATGTTTTAACTGCATAAACATTGTCAGAAATCGCGAGCGCCTGTGCCATTGATAGCTCATGATCCGCATATTTCTTGTTAATATTTTGTGGTGTATAGTTTGCGCGACCGCTATCATAAGTAAAGGTTGTTTCGCTAACGTCTAAAAACGACATCGGATTAAAGCCTTTTTCTAGAGCTGCTGCATAAAGAATCGGTTTAATCGCGGAACCGGGCTGACGTTTACCGAGTGTGACACGGTTGTAGTTACTCACACTATAATCACGCCCGCCAACAAGTGCCGTAACAAATCCTGTGTGAGCATCCATACTGACAAATCCGACTTGCAATTCATTATCTGGCATATTTTTTTTCACAGCATCTTCCGCAGCGCGCTGATGGGCTTGGTTGAGCGTCGTTTGAATTGTCCAACCACCGCCGCTTATCGGCAAATTTTTCGATTCTAAAATATCACTTGCCTCATTCCAAACAACATCTAAAAAGTAAGGAGCAATTGATTTTGTAGCGATCCATTCATCACTTTTAAAAGCAAGTGGCTCTTTAATCGCACGTGTTTTTTCATCCTCTGTAATGATCCCTTGCTCATTCATCAGTCGTAAAATGACTTGCTGACGATTTGTTGCTTTTTCTAAATTGTTTAAAGGGGAGTAATAGCTTGGCCCTTTTGGCACACCTGCAAGCATCGTAGCTTCAGCCAAAGTTAAGTCCTTTGCAGACTTCCCATAAAAATAGCGACTTGCGGCTTCCACTCCATACATACCATGCCCGTAATAAACGGTATTTAAATAGCCCTCTAAAATTTCGTCCTTCGAATAAAACAGCTCTAAACGGTATGCGTAAAGTGCTTCATTAATCTTTCGATTCCAACTTTTTTCATGCGTCAAATATAAATTTCGCGCATATTGCTGGGTAAGTGTACTCGCTCCTTGCACCTTACTACCCGCCTTTATATCAGCAAGAACAGCACCTGCAATACGTGAATAATCAAACCCACCATGTTCGTAAAAGTCTTTATCTTCAACTGCTACCGTGGCATCTATTAAATATGGAGAAATATCTTTTAGTTCCGTCCAATAGCGACGTTCTTCCGTGAAACGATCGCCAATTGGATTGTTTTGACTATCTAAAAATATGGACGCTTTTGGCACAGTGAGCGGAGGTGCTCCAGCTACTTGTGCATATATTCGTATTGAAAGAAGGCTGACAGCGACGGCACAAAAAAGACCAATCATAAATAAACCTAGCTTTTTGCTAAATATTCTACGTTTTTTATGCTTGAAGTATTGCTGTCTTCTCAATTCAGTCCACCTCATTTTCTAAAAAGTAATAGGCAAGTTAATCAATTACGCCTTGGCGTAATTGCGTCCAAATTTTTTTCGTGCTTGCTCGAAAACTCATCTAAAAATCTGTGACATCCGCCGGGGCATTAACTTTAACTTTATTTAGCCGGGGTTTGGATCCCCACTTATAGAAGTGGGGGACTTCTGCTGAAGAAAGTTAAAAAATTCTTGCACTTTTCGTCAAAACAACTATAATTTTTGTCGTAGTCCTTCGATTTATGTCGACAAATGTAAGTTTCCTTTAATTATACGAAAATAGCGAATAAAAGTTTCGTTTCGTGATTTTAGTATGGGCAATTTCGAGGATACATATGCATGAGCAGGAAATATTGTGTATGGTAAAATTAAGAAACGCAAGAAAATAGAACAAAAAAACAAATAGGAAGATGTAGGTGATTGTTGATGCGATTTGATGAAACTTATGCAGGGAACATGTTTATTAAAAGTCATCAAAATTATGAGGAGAGCAAGGCGGTACTTTATGGAATGCCGATGGACTGGACAGTAAGCTATCGTCCTGGTCAACGCTTTGGTCCTGCTCGTATTCGAGAAGTATCGATTGGATTAGAGGAATATAGCTTTTATTTAGATCGTGAGCTAGGGGATGTACCATTTTTTGATGCAGGAGACATTCCATTACCGTTTGGCAATCCAGAAAAATCGCTTGCTGAAATTAAGAATTTTGTGCGCCAAGTACTCGCGGATGGCAAAATTCCTGTTGGTATGGGCGGGGAGCATCTTGTTTCATTACCTGTGATGGAGGCAGTGTATGAAAAGCATCAAGATTTAGCGGTAATCCATTTTGATGCACATACAGATTTACGCACGGATTATGAAGGAGAGCCTTATTCACACGCAACGCCAATACGTAAAATTGCCGATACAATCGGTCCGGAAAACGTGTATTCATTCGGCATCCGTTCAGGCTTGAAGGAAGAGCTTCAGTGGGCAAAGGAAAACGGAATGCACATTTCACTATTTGAAGTTTTTGAGCCATTAAAAAAAGTATTACCTACATTAAAAGGGCGCAATGTCTATGTAACGATTGATATTGACGTGCTTGATCCAGCACATGCACCGGGTACGGGTACAGTTGATGCAGGAGGTATTACACCAAAAGAATTGCTCGCTGCCATCCACGAAATAGCAAGTTCAGAAGTAAATGTTGTCGGCTGTGATTTAGTCGAAGTTGCACCAGTGTATGATCATTCGGATATTACAGTAAATACTGCGGCTAAATTATTGCGTGAAATGATACTTGGTTGGGTAAAGTAACTCCATTTTGAATGGGGCGTGAAGTGTTCAACTTTGTCAATGGAAGGATACATTCAAAAAATTCCCTCTAAAAAACCATCAAAAACAGCTCGTCCAAAAAATGGCACGAGCTGTTTTTACTATTTCTTCTTTAAATTATTTGCGTGGAAATACGTCTGCGGGAAATAGGCTTTGGCATTTTGTTGTGCAATGATGAGGCTTTCACTAGGCTTTCATAATTGTCTGCGGATTGTAATTGATGAGTTGAGTCTTGCTTATAGGCGTTAATTTATCCTATAATAAAAAGGTTATAGAAATCGAAGTAAGGGAGCTGACCACTGTGGTGAAAGATACAGGTAAAACAGTTAAAATAAAGATTGTTTCCTCCATCAATCCAACCGATGGCGAGCTTGAAAAATATGAAATGTGTCTTGAAGGTAACCATATTGAAAAAGGTGGAAGTTCGTACTTACGGTATGAGGAAGTACAGGAAGATTTGGAAATTCAAACGACAGTTAAATTAACGGAAAATCGCTCCGTTATTATGCGAAAAGGTGGCGTGAATATGCGCTTACCATTGAATCCAGAACGACGCGAAGATGGCCATTATGAAAGCCCAATTGGTTCACTTCCTATCACGACGAATACACATCAACTATCATTAGAAGTTAAAAAAGGTAGTCAAGTATCAGGGCGCTTTTTGACGCAATATGATCTTATAATTGGCGGGAGTTCAGTCGGCCACTATACATTAGAAATACATTATTCGGAGGTATAAATATGAACGCAGTAGAACAATTACAGCAGTCCATTAAAGCAGCACTTGTAGCAGCAGTAGAAAAAGCAGGCTTAGTGGAAGCTGGTACAGAATTAAACATTCATTTAGAAACACCAAAAGATAAAGCAAACGGCGATTTTGCAACGAACATCGCGATGCAATTAACAAAATTAGCAAAAAAGCCTCCTCGTGCAATTGCAGAGGCAATTTTAGAAAGCATTGAAATAGAGGGAACAGATATCGAAAAAATCGACATCGCAGGTCCTGGTTTTATGAATATTACAGTACGTAAAGATTTCCTTGCAGGTGTAGTAAAAGCGGCATTTGAACAAGGTGAAGTGTATGGTCGCTCGAACGCGGGTGGCGCACAAAAAGTACAGGTTGAATTCGTTTCAGCCAACCCAACAGGTGATTTACATTTAGGTCATGCGCGTGGTGCTTCGGTAGGGGATTCTTTATGCAACGTGCTTGATTTTGCTGGCTATGATGTGTCACGTGAATACTATATCAATGATGCGGGTAATCAAATTAACAATTTAGCGTACTCTTTAGAAGCGCGTTATAAGCAAGCATTAGGCATGACAGCTGAAATGCCAGAAGATGGATACCATGGTCAAGACATAATCGACATTGCAGGAAGCTTATCAAAAGAGTTTGGTGCAACGATTTTAGAAAAAACGGATGAAGAGCGTTTCGAATTTTTCCGTGAGCATGGCTTAAAGCTAGAATTGGACAAGCTAAAAAAAGATTTAAAAGATTTCCGTGTTGATTTCGATGTGTGGTATTCAGAAACATCGTTATATAAAAACGGAAAAATCGAAGTGGCATTAGATAAATTAAAAGCGAATGGTCACGTATTTGAAGAAGAGGGCGCGACTTGGTTCCGTTCGACAACTTTTGGTGATGACAAAGACCGTGTATTAATTAAAAATGACGGCTCATTCACGTATTTAACACCGGATATTGCGTACCATGAAGATAAAATTGTGCGTGGCTTCCAAAAGTTAATTAACATTTGGGGCGCGGATCATCACGGCTATATTCCACGTATGAAAGCGGCAATCGAGGCACTTGGTTATGACCGTGAGACGTTAGAAGTAGAAGTGATTCAAATGGTACAACTTTACAAAAACGGCGAGAAATTTAAAATGTCTAAACGTACAGGTAATGCGGTAACAATGCGTGAGCTTGTTGAAGAAGTAGGGCTAGATGCAGTACGTTATTTCTTCGTAAAAACAGCGGGCGATTCACATATGGATTTCGATTTAGATTTAGCGGTTTCACAGTCGAATGAAAACCCAGTGTACTATGCACAATACGCACATGCTCGTATCGCATCAATTTTACGTTCAGCAAAAGAACAAGACTTTACAGCGACTTTAGAAAACGTAGCGTTATTAACAGCTGAAAAAGAAGAGGACGTTCTGAAAAAAGTTGGTGCATTCCCACAAGTGGTGGCAGATGCTGCGAAGCACCGCACACCGCACCGTATCGCCAACTACATTCAAGAATTAGCAGCTGCATTCCACAGCTTCTACAATGCAGAAAAAGTGTTAAATGCTGATAACAAAGAGTTAACAGAGGCACGTTTAGCATTAATTACTGCAGTAAAAACAACATTAGCAAATGCATTAAAATTAATTGGTGTAAGCGCACCGGAGAAGATGTAAGTTACTAGTGGGCTGAAGACCTAAATAAATGAAGACCAGTCACTTTCTTTTAAATAAGAAAGTGACTGGTCTTTTTTGCATATGAAAGGGATGCCAAAATAACCAATTTACTATTCCGATAAAAAAACTTGGTATTAATTATTGACTCCCGAATATTCTGAAAGTATGATAGAGTACAACAGTTTAAATCAGTTAAAAAAGGTGGCGTTTTATTTGAGTAAACAATTATTTATTCAGACCGAAAAACAAAGGTTCTGGCTGGAGAAGCTTGCAACGCTTGAAGAGGAATTTAAGCAAACTGCACAGCAAGTAGATGAGGAATCCGTTTTTCCTTTTGAAATATTTAAAAAACTACGCGATATAGGCTATATGAAAACGACGTTACCAGCAGAATTTGGCGGGGAAGGCTTTACTGTTTATGACGCGGTATTAGTGCATGAAACGTTGTCGAGCTATTGCGGAAGTACAGGTTTAGCTGCTTCCTGGACGATTCAAAACGTCGGTGAACTTTTTGAGTATCGTTATTGGGAGCAAACAAAGCTCGAGGCATTTGCACAGGAGGTTAATCGAGGTGCAACGATTAACCGGGCCGTGAGTGAATATGCGATGGGCAGTCCAGTCCGCGGTGGAAAACCAGCAACGACAGCCAAAAAAGACGGTGAGTTTTATATTATAAACGGGCGCAAAAATTATACGAGTGGTGCACCGGATTTAGACTATTTTTTAGTATCAGCATGGATAGAGGAAAGTGATCATTTAGGATTTTTCCTCGTACCAAAAACAGCTGCGGGCGTATCCATCGATAACACTTGGGATGTGATATCGATGCGAGGTACAGGGAGTGATGACCTTGTACTCGAAAATGTACGTGTGGAGCTGACTAATTTGGTTGAAATTCCGAGTTATTCTACAGGTTTTAAATTGAATGGTTGGTTGTTATTAATTCCCGCTACTTATTTAGGCATTGCACAGGCAGCTCGTGATTATGCAGTTAACTTTGCAAATGAGCACTCACCGAACAGTATTCAAGGGACAATTGCTCAATTGCCCAATGTGCAAAATTTAATAGGGGAGATGGATTTAGAGTTGGCAAATGCACGATTCACGCTTTACGGGGTTGCCCAATTATACAGCAACCCCCAGACGAAATCGAAAATTACAAACGAGGTGAATATCGCCAAGCACGTGGTGACGAATACAGCCGTGCAAGTGGTAGATAAAGCGATGCGTTTAGTTGGCGCGAAAAGTTTACAGCGCACGAATCCCTTGCAACGTTATTACCGAGACGTACGTGCAGGGCTCCATAATCCACCTATGGACGATATAACGATTAAAAAATTGGCTGAAACAGCGATAAAAGAAAATCAAAAAAAGAAAGAGGTTATTTTATGAACGTGAAAAAGTTAGTGAAGTTTGCAGTTGTTGGTTTTGCGGCAGTAGCCATTTTAGCGGCTTGTGGGAATGACCCAGATTCGGGTTCAGCTTCATCAGGAGAGAAAAAAGAAGGCGTAACGGTTATCAAAGTAGCATACGATCAGGCGAGTAAACCGATGTCTTATCTTGACGAAAAGGGCAATCCAACGGGCTATGATGTAGAAGTTATGAAACTGGTGGATAAAGCACTAGAAGATTATGAATTCCAATATGTAGGCACAACGAGCGATGATTTATTAATTGGTGTGGAGCAAGGGAAATACGACGTCGGTGTAAAAAATGCCTTTTGGACGGAAGAACGCACACAAAAATATATTTTCCCGCAACAGTTTTTAGGGTTAAGTAGTGCCGGGCTTGTTTTGAAAAAAGAAAATGAGCATATAAATAATTTAAGTGATTTTGCATCTGCCGGTTTGGAATTAGCGCCGATTGCTGCAAATAACGCGCAGTATACAATAATAGCTGAATACAATGAGGCAAATCCAGATAATCCAGTAAACTTGAAGGCTGGCGAAGAATTTTCCGTAGATGTCATCCAGTGGGTAAATGAAGGGCGCGTCGATGGTGGTGTCATTATCGAAGGCGCATTTGCAGGAAAAGTGTTAGAAGAGGGCGCACCTTATAACAATTTAAAAGATGCTGTCGTTTATAACGAATTTGCCGTTATTAAAACATGGCCGTTATTTAACAAAAAACAACAGGAATTTGCAGATGCTTATGATCAAGCGATTGCTGAAATTAAGGAAACCGATGCGTTACGCAATTTAAGCGTTGAGTTTTACGGCAAGGATTTGTTTGAAGTTTTAGATACTGTTAAACGTTAAAATAGTGGAGCTGCTTAGAGAATTTTGCTTTGCAGCTCCTCTCTATAGACTAAATTTCCTGAAAAAATAGATTGGAGGTGGAGAGCAGTTGGAAAAGTATTTTGATATGTCCTATATTTGGTCGTCACTACCTGCATTAGCACCTTATTTATGGATTACGATATATATAGCCGTGCTTTCAGTCATTTGTGGTTCGCTCATGGGGCTTGGATTAGCGGTAGCAAAATTAAGTAGAAAGAAATGGCTGCGAGTGTTAGCGGAAGGGTATACAACGATTATGCGCTGTACACCTTCTATTGTATTACTTTTTTTAGTTTATTATGGTGTTCCTGCATTTGCTGAAAATCTTTTCGGACTTGATTTGCAAAACGTTTCTACGGGTGTTTTTGTCGTTATCACATTTAGCTTACAATTTGCGGCGATGATGTCCGAAGTAATCCGGTCAGCGTATTTAGCCATTGACCGAGGTCAATACGAGGCAGCTGTAAGTGTCGGTTTAACTCCATTTCAAGCGTATCGACGAATTATTTTCCCGCAAGCATTTGTGATTGCACTACCGAATTTCGGGAATGGTTTCATCTCGGTTTTACAAGAGGGGGCACTCGCCTACACAATTGGTTTTATCGACATTGTTGGGAAGGCGAATTTAATTATTGCGAATAATTACGGAACGCATACATTAGAAATATTCATCGCACTCGCAGTTATTTATTGGTTACTTGCAATTACAATCGAAAAATTCTTTTCATGGCTTGAAAAAAACTTTCAAAAAGGGAAGCAACCAATTCGGGCGACATAGGAGGCACACTTGATGGGATTCATTGATTGGCAATTTTTAATTAATACATTTTTTGTGGCATTAAGTGGTGTTCCAGCGGCGCTTCTCGTCACGATTATTTCGTTACTAGTTGCGGTTCCGTTTGGATTTTTACTAGCATTGTCACGCATTTATGAAATACCGGTGCTCAATTCATTTGCGAAATTATATATTTCATTCGTCCGAGGAACACCGATTATTATTCAAATTTTTGTCCTGTATGCAACGATTCCGCTGTTATTAAGTGGGCTGTTCGAGAAATATCAAATTGATTACCCCATTTATGAAATTCATCCGCTATGGTATGCGTTTTTTATCTTTTCGTTCAATACGACCGCAGTTTTAATCGAAGTTTTTCGTTCGGCATTACAAACGGTACCTAAGGGGCAAATTGAGGCGGCGCATTCAGTGGGGTTAACTACGAAGCAGGCATATCGCCGCATCATCATCCCACAGGCTCTAGTTGCTGCGATGCCAAATTTATGTACGGCAACAATTAATTTAATTAAGGCAACGTCATTAGGTTATGCGATTTCATTACAAGAAATTACGCTAAAAGCAAAAGTAGAGGCCAATTTCGGATACAACTATTTAGAGGCATATCTTGATATTTTCATTGTCTATTTACTTATTTGTATCACCGTCGAGTATTTATTTAAATGGTATGAAAAGAGATTGAGTCGGTATAAGTTGGCTGTCATTTAAGGAGGATGCAATATGTTAGAAATTAAAAATGTGCATAAAACCTTTGGAAATAATGAAATATTAAAAGGTGTTGATTTAACAATTGATAAAGGGGATGTTGTTGTTATTTTAGGCCCGAGTGGCTCCGGGAAAACGACCCTTTTACGTTGTATAAATTTTTTAGAGCGTGCAGATGAAGGCACGGCAAGTTTTGATACGATTCAAGTGGATTTGCATAATGCATCGAAAAAGGACATTTTAGCGATTCGTAAAAAGACAGCCTTTGTTTTTCAAAACTATAATTTATTTAACAATAAAACGGCGCTTGAAAATGTGGCGGAAGGGCTCCATATCGGGCGTGGCTTGAAAAAGGAGGAAGCGTTTAAAATTTCCCGAGAAGCACTGAATCGGGTAGGTTTAGCTGAAAAATACGATGCATATCCTAGTCAGCTTTCTGGTGGGCAGCAGCAACGGGTCGGAATTGCTCGCGCGCTCGCTTTGAATCCAGATATTATATTATTTGATGAACCTACATCAGCATTAGATCCTGAGCTTGTTGGAGAAGTATTAAGTGTCATGAAGGATATTGCAAGGGAAGGAACGACGATGCTAGTTGTAACGCATGAAATGTCATTCGCACGTGATGTAGCAAACCGCGTCATCTTTATGGATGGTGGGAATGTTGTCGAGGAGGGCACGCCACATGAAATTTTTGTCCAGCCAAAGCAAGAGCGTACAAAACGTTTCCTTCAGCGCGTGTTGCCGGATGACTATACGTATCATATATAAAGGAAAATAATGGGTGATTTTTCACTCGCGATGAATAGATTTTAGATGGAATGTTGAAAACTATACCCATCTTACTATTGTAGTGATAAATATCCGCAGGTTTCAGTAACTGCTGTAAGGTGGCTAGATTGTTGATTAATCGAGATGAAATTGTCTATTAAAACAGGGGTTATATATTAACCGAATTACAATAACCTTCAAATAGGAGACTCTCTAAGTATTTTGCAATGTCATTCATAACACATCCGTCACTTTATTAATCAATCAAATACTTGAAGGATCATACTCTTAGTACACTTGTAAAAATACTGTAAGAAATTTTAATTTCATACAGTATTTTTAGGGCAAAGTGCCACTTCTTTATTGATGTATACAAACTATGTATTAATAGCGCCCATCCTAGGAACAATGCACGTAGCTAGCTTTCTTGTGCAGCAGTAAATCAGATGTCTTCTTAAGGGAATTACATACGTACATCATTCTGAAAGTTGAGGGAGAAATGATTAGCTTCATCGTATACGACAAACTTATATCCTTGTTCTCTGTAAAATGCAATTATACCTGGAAGTGCCTCCAAAGTTTGTGGTTTCTCGTGCATTAGCACAACTTCTCTGTCAGAATTTGTGCTACTTTTAATATTTTCAATAATTTGGGCTGGATTATCCTTTAACGTCCAGTCATTGGAATCAATTGTCCAATCCCAAACTTTAATGCCTGCGTCTACAATTTGGTTGCGAATCTGTTCACTTTTCAACCCTGGTGCGGAACCATAAGGAGGGCGAACTAAATGGGGGTTTGTACCTGTAATCTCATGAATTAGTGCTAACGTTTCATTCATCTCAGGCACAAACTGTTTTTCCTTATATAATGTTTTGAATTCATGCGTCATGCTATGGGCACCGATATAATGTCCTTCTGTTGTTGCGCGTTTCACACTTTCCTGGAGGTGCTCTTTTTTCAGGTTACTTCCTTGCATAAAAAAGGTTGCTTTGACATCTTGTTCGTGCAAGACATCTAGAAATTGGTCTGTTAGATTACTAGGGCCATCATCAAATGTTAGGTAGACCACTTTACCTAAAGGTTTTTCTTCTGTACTTGCTTGTTCTTTTGTTTGTCCATTATCTTGGGTAATTGGGGCTTCTACCTCCTTTGTCGAATCTTGTTGGGTGCTGTTGATAGCGTCAGAATTAGAGTGTTTTAAAGATTCATCCTCTAGATTA is drawn from Solibacillus sp. R5-41 and contains these coding sequences:
- a CDS encoding 2-hydroxymuconate tautomerase; the encoded protein is MPIVTIKMLEGRTDEQKRALVDEVTQAVSKTVNAPVENVSIIIEEMSKSHYATAGVRYSDK
- a CDS encoding YwhD family protein, with the protein product MTNEEKPKPKMGFTIIKNDPTDGHKGFGIGSLSLENVSPVIIDVAEETATVEIGAMHAKSDVERGIKFTMNREDSAGGKDYWLVWVTIDHKEDGAYFAGVAACEMVVNREKRRGYKILADHVNKMDKSMKRNILVDHMDARSKGILATFLQSHNEDMWNRSEQKLHEDLA
- a CDS encoding transglycosylase domain-containing protein, with protein sequence MRRQQYFKHKKRRIFSKKLGLFMIGLFCAVAVSLLSIRIYAQVAGAPPLTVPKASIFLDSQNNPIGDRFTEERRYWTELKDISPYLIDATVAVEDKDFYEHGGFDYSRIAGAVLADIKAGSKVQGASTLTQQYARNLYLTHEKSWNRKINEALYAYRLELFYSKDEILEGYLNTVYYGHGMYGVEAASRYFYGKSAKDLTLAEATMLAGVPKGPSYYSPLNNLEKATNRQQVILRLMNEQGIITEDEKTRAIKEPLAFKSDEWIATKSIAPYFLDVVWNEASDILESKNLPISGGGWTIQTTLNQAHQRAAEDAVKKNMPDNELQVGFVSMDAHTGFVTALVGGRDYSVSNYNRVTLGKRQPGSAIKPILYAAALEKGFNPMSFLDVSETTFTYDSGRANYTPQNINKKYADHELSMAQALAISDNVYAVKTLDSIGYKPFRDMQKRLGLNYSEDENPSIALGTTENSLYDLTNAYNIIAAGGEKRNATTILSITDAKGNVVYKYEKPKAEQVLNEKDAFVLTQMMTGIFDPVYSDYSPATGLSLRSRMTHTYAAKSGTTNSDQWMLGFTPSLTAGVWNGYDQGKTLSVKGDMAASKQVWIDFMETALEGKANEEFTIPNGVQPVSVDINSGYLSTSACPNQRVVYMKNEDVPTKKCSTFDFFEKDSWSNVWDMIPGEAFRSFWE
- the speB gene encoding agmatinase, whose amino-acid sequence is MRFDETYAGNMFIKSHQNYEESKAVLYGMPMDWTVSYRPGQRFGPARIREVSIGLEEYSFYLDRELGDVPFFDAGDIPLPFGNPEKSLAEIKNFVRQVLADGKIPVGMGGEHLVSLPVMEAVYEKHQDLAVIHFDAHTDLRTDYEGEPYSHATPIRKIADTIGPENVYSFGIRSGLKEELQWAKENGMHISLFEVFEPLKKVLPTLKGRNVYVTIDIDVLDPAHAPGTGTVDAGGITPKELLAAIHEIASSEVNVVGCDLVEVAPVYDHSDITVNTAAKLLREMILGWVK
- a CDS encoding DUF1934 domain-containing protein, giving the protein MVKDTGKTVKIKIVSSINPTDGELEKYEMCLEGNHIEKGGSSYLRYEEVQEDLEIQTTVKLTENRSVIMRKGGVNMRLPLNPERREDGHYESPIGSLPITTNTHQLSLEVKKGSQVSGRFLTQYDLIIGGSSVGHYTLEIHYSEV
- the argS gene encoding arginine--tRNA ligase; this encodes MNAVEQLQQSIKAALVAAVEKAGLVEAGTELNIHLETPKDKANGDFATNIAMQLTKLAKKPPRAIAEAILESIEIEGTDIEKIDIAGPGFMNITVRKDFLAGVVKAAFEQGEVYGRSNAGGAQKVQVEFVSANPTGDLHLGHARGASVGDSLCNVLDFAGYDVSREYYINDAGNQINNLAYSLEARYKQALGMTAEMPEDGYHGQDIIDIAGSLSKEFGATILEKTDEERFEFFREHGLKLELDKLKKDLKDFRVDFDVWYSETSLYKNGKIEVALDKLKANGHVFEEEGATWFRSTTFGDDKDRVLIKNDGSFTYLTPDIAYHEDKIVRGFQKLINIWGADHHGYIPRMKAAIEALGYDRETLEVEVIQMVQLYKNGEKFKMSKRTGNAVTMRELVEEVGLDAVRYFFVKTAGDSHMDFDLDLAVSQSNENPVYYAQYAHARIASILRSAKEQDFTATLENVALLTAEKEEDVLKKVGAFPQVVADAAKHRTPHRIANYIQELAAAFHSFYNAEKVLNADNKELTEARLALITAVKTTLANALKLIGVSAPEKM
- a CDS encoding acyl-CoA dehydrogenase family protein; the encoded protein is MSKQLFIQTEKQRFWLEKLATLEEEFKQTAQQVDEESVFPFEIFKKLRDIGYMKTTLPAEFGGEGFTVYDAVLVHETLSSYCGSTGLAASWTIQNVGELFEYRYWEQTKLEAFAQEVNRGATINRAVSEYAMGSPVRGGKPATTAKKDGEFYIINGRKNYTSGAPDLDYFLVSAWIEESDHLGFFLVPKTAAGVSIDNTWDVISMRGTGSDDLVLENVRVELTNLVEIPSYSTGFKLNGWLLLIPATYLGIAQAARDYAVNFANEHSPNSIQGTIAQLPNVQNLIGEMDLELANARFTLYGVAQLYSNPQTKSKITNEVNIAKHVVTNTAVQVVDKAMRLVGAKSLQRTNPLQRYYRDVRAGLHNPPMDDITIKKLAETAIKENQKKKEVIL